One Pseudorhodoplanes sinuspersici DNA segment encodes these proteins:
- a CDS encoding IclR family transcriptional regulator, whose translation MGVKSENVRAIDRAIDVLECFASDRNALSITAIEKRAKLSRPTLYRILSTLIRRGFVRKDGDPPRYRLDVGVGRLADAWANSLDIARLAAPLLQELLELHNETVGLYLRKDKMRFCVAELPSQQPLSYANGLGFSGSLARGASGLAILAHVDGKQAAEIIAEELDEAKVRTLQRKLLDIRRDGFALSGGDFIEGAQAIASPVFDRQGDVVGSLGLFGPSVRFPPKRVADCAQAVKQSASALSALLGYRS comes from the coding sequence ATGGGCGTGAAATCCGAGAACGTACGTGCCATCGACCGGGCCATCGATGTGCTCGAATGCTTTGCGTCCGATCGCAATGCGCTGTCGATCACGGCGATTGAGAAGCGCGCGAAGCTGTCGCGTCCGACGCTGTATCGCATTCTCTCGACGCTGATCCGCCGCGGCTTCGTGCGCAAGGATGGCGATCCGCCGCGCTACCGGCTGGATGTCGGCGTCGGCCGGCTGGCGGATGCCTGGGCCAACTCGCTCGATATCGCGCGCCTCGCAGCACCGCTGCTGCAGGAATTGCTCGAGCTTCACAACGAGACAGTTGGGCTTTATCTGCGCAAGGACAAGATGCGCTTTTGTGTGGCGGAGCTGCCGAGCCAGCAGCCGTTATCCTACGCGAACGGGCTTGGATTTTCCGGCAGCCTCGCCCGCGGTGCGAGCGGCCTTGCTATTCTCGCCCATGTTGATGGGAAGCAGGCCGCTGAAATCATTGCGGAAGAACTCGATGAGGCGAAGGTCCGCACTTTGCAGCGCAAGCTTCTCGATATCCGCCGCGATGGCTTCGCCCTCAGTGGTGGTGACTTCATTGAGGGGGCGCAGGCGATCGCCAGTCCTGTCTTCGATCGACAGGGCGATGTCGTCGGCTCGCTGGGATTGTTTGGACCATCGGTGCGTTTTCCGCCGAAGCGGGTGGCCGACTGCGCTCAGGCGGTGAAGCAATCGGCGTCGGCATTGTCGGCGCTGCTCGGATATCGATCCTAA
- a CDS encoding UbiD family decarboxylase: MEAEAAGGSKPASPRRRDTVLGWQDLRAWLAQVEQHGELQRIAAPVDPNEELGAITLLATRQDKSPALMFENMTGDTTGSRILTNMLGASKERFALAVGFDPSLSTTEMIQATRAIMNEPIKPVMIAKDKAPVNEVVLTGNDIDLTTFPVPRFWPGDGGQFIGTGNITFTKSPDTGRINVGCYRQMLQGPDKIGLYCSPGKHGLLDREAWWAQGKPCEVVAAYGIDPVLFMLAAQSFGADQSELDVAGGIMGRPIELTKSEFVDLPIPAHAEFVIEGVLHQGNVMPEGPLGEFTGYYGRERSPQPVMEIKAIHHRKSPIFTHALMARYPSCEIGAYYAIMRSARILDDLERIGVPGVVLAWSHPAAASGWGMVVVSVQQKYAGHSAQVLALAAQCPAAAYYTKWVIVVDEDVDPTDLNDVLWALSTRCHPSEDIDILRNTWSTGLDPSRFPPEARPYGSKVLINACKPHQHLKQFPQSTAIRQSVHDRVRARWEELGFSGPAPKMTAFHPETPSE, translated from the coding sequence ATGGAAGCCGAGGCCGCGGGCGGGTCGAAACCGGCGTCACCACGACGGCGCGACACTGTGCTTGGCTGGCAGGATCTGCGCGCTTGGCTCGCGCAAGTGGAGCAGCATGGCGAGTTGCAGCGGATCGCCGCGCCGGTCGATCCGAACGAAGAGTTGGGGGCCATCACGCTGCTGGCCACGCGGCAGGACAAGTCGCCGGCGCTGATGTTCGAAAACATGACCGGAGACACGACCGGCTCGCGCATCCTCACCAACATGCTCGGCGCCAGCAAGGAACGCTTTGCCCTGGCTGTCGGTTTCGATCCCTCGCTCTCTACGACGGAGATGATTCAAGCGACGCGAGCGATCATGAATGAGCCGATCAAGCCGGTGATGATTGCGAAGGACAAGGCGCCGGTGAATGAAGTCGTGCTCACCGGCAACGACATCGATCTCACGACATTCCCGGTACCGCGCTTCTGGCCCGGCGATGGCGGACAATTCATCGGCACCGGCAACATCACCTTCACCAAGTCGCCCGATACCGGCCGCATCAATGTCGGCTGCTATCGGCAGATGTTGCAGGGTCCAGACAAAATCGGGCTGTATTGCTCACCCGGAAAACATGGCCTGCTCGATCGCGAAGCCTGGTGGGCACAAGGCAAGCCCTGCGAAGTCGTCGCCGCTTACGGCATCGACCCGGTGCTGTTCATGCTGGCGGCGCAAAGCTTCGGCGCCGACCAATCCGAGCTTGATGTCGCCGGCGGCATCATGGGCCGGCCGATCGAACTCACCAAATCCGAGTTTGTCGATCTGCCGATCCCGGCACATGCGGAATTTGTCATCGAAGGCGTGCTGCATCAGGGCAATGTGATGCCGGAAGGGCCGCTCGGCGAATTCACCGGCTATTACGGGCGCGAGCGTTCGCCGCAGCCGGTGATGGAGATCAAGGCGATCCATCATCGCAAGTCGCCGATCTTCACGCATGCGCTGATGGCGCGTTATCCATCCTGTGAGATCGGCGCCTATTACGCGATCATGCGCTCGGCCCGCATTCTCGACGATCTCGAACGCATCGGCGTGCCCGGCGTGGTCTTGGCCTGGTCGCATCCCGCCGCGGCTTCGGGCTGGGGCATGGTGGTCGTCTCGGTGCAGCAGAAATATGCCGGTCATTCGGCGCAGGTGCTTGCGCTGGCCGCGCAATGCCCGGCGGCGGCCTATTACACGAAGTGGGTCATCGTGGTAGACGAGGATGTCGATCCGACCGATCTCAACGATGTGCTGTGGGCACTCTCGACGCGCTGCCATCCGTCCGAGGATATCGACATCCTACGCAACACGTGGTCGACGGGGCTCGATCCCAGCCGCTTCCCGCCAGAGGCGCGGCCTTATGGCTCGAAGGTGCTGATCAATGCCTGCAAGCCGCATCAGCATCTGAAGCAATTCCCGCAATCGACGGCGATCCGCCAATCGGTTCACGATCGCGTGCGGGCCCGCTGGGAAGAGCTGGGCTTCAGCGGCCCTGCACCGAAGATGACGGCGTTTCATCCGGAAACGCCGTCCGAATGA
- a CDS encoding glycosyltransferase, whose amino-acid sequence MITGIAALSLVIWLYLLLFRGGYWLSAVRDDTVSDAPLAKPHIVAVIPARNEADNIADSLGSLLAQDYVGRFSIILVDDNSEDATAAIAERLAREAPKVPLTVLRGTPLPEAWTGKLWAVKQGIAAASNHAPDFLLLTDADIVYEPQVVSWLASHAVAGRYVLTSLMAKLRCETFAERAFIPAFIYFFEMLYPFRWVNNPHKKLAAAAGGCMLVKADALARAGGIEVIRDALIDDCTLGKVMKDQGPIWLGLTSRVHSIRPSVGIGDIHAMVSRSAYAQLRYSPLLLALTILGMALTYWVAPLAAIFGDGPVRWLGLGTWALMAVTFWPTLRFYGLSALWGLVLPAIATAYMAFTISSALQHILGRGGRWKGRNQARMHNAGMKKVS is encoded by the coding sequence ATGATCACCGGTATTGCGGCACTGTCCCTCGTTATCTGGCTGTATCTCCTGCTGTTCCGCGGGGGCTATTGGCTGTCCGCCGTGCGCGATGACACGGTGTCAGATGCGCCACTGGCGAAGCCCCACATCGTCGCTGTGATTCCGGCGCGGAACGAAGCCGACAACATCGCCGACAGCCTCGGCTCGCTGCTGGCGCAGGACTATGTCGGGCGCTTCTCGATCATTCTGGTCGACGACAACAGCGAGGACGCAACAGCCGCGATTGCCGAAAGGCTCGCGCGCGAGGCGCCCAAGGTGCCGCTGACCGTGCTGCGCGGCACCCCGTTGCCGGAAGCGTGGACCGGTAAGCTCTGGGCGGTGAAACAGGGCATCGCAGCGGCGAGCAACCATGCGCCCGATTTCCTGCTGCTGACCGACGCCGACATCGTCTACGAGCCACAGGTCGTGTCGTGGCTAGCCTCACATGCGGTCGCAGGCCGCTACGTGTTGACCTCGCTGATGGCCAAGCTGCGCTGCGAAACTTTCGCTGAGCGCGCTTTCATCCCGGCCTTCATCTATTTCTTCGAGATGCTCTACCCGTTCCGCTGGGTGAACAACCCGCACAAGAAGCTCGCCGCCGCAGCCGGCGGCTGCATGCTGGTGAAAGCGGATGCGCTGGCGCGGGCCGGCGGGATCGAGGTGATCCGCGATGCGCTGATCGACGATTGCACGCTCGGCAAGGTCATGAAGGACCAGGGGCCGATCTGGCTCGGGCTGACTAGCCGGGTGCACAGCATCCGCCCCTCGGTCGGCATCGGCGATATCCACGCCATGGTGTCTAGGTCGGCCTATGCCCAGCTTCGCTATTCCCCGCTCCTCCTAGCCTTAACCATTCTGGGCATGGCGCTGACCTATTGGGTGGCTCCGCTGGCGGCCATTTTCGGGGATGGCCCCGTCCGGTGGCTGGGGCTTGGAACCTGGGCTCTGATGGCGGTCACCTTTTGGCCCACGTTGCGATTTTATGGTCTGTCCGCGCTCTGGGGCCTCGTTTTGCCGGCCATTGCAACGGCCTATATGGCCTTCACAATCAGTTCCGCGCTACAGCATATCCTCGGGCGGGGCGGCCGCTGGAAGGGCCGTAACCAGGCCAGAATGCATAACGCAGGCATGAAAAAGGTATCATGA
- the hpnC gene encoding squalene synthase HpnC, with protein MSQSADYRSGKGHRDENFPVASHLVSARHRPIIMAFYDFARAADDIADHATLTPDEKFVQLDRLEASLTGTGADDPTGLRLRAALMDCNLPPRHALDLLKAFRQDVTKTRYADWDELIGYCTYSAMPVGRFVLDVHGEDVSTWAASDVLCTVLQIINHTQDCGKDYRNLDRVYIPQDMLAAAGATTAMLGAAYATPQLLNCLHRLTDRTQVYFDASPSLAGEIKDTRLACEVAAIDALARKLLAILKQGDPLKDKVHLGKGAMLATMITAVAGTLVRRVGSGSTMQRGSQGARP; from the coding sequence ATGAGCCAGTCGGCGGACTATCGGTCCGGAAAGGGTCATCGGGACGAGAATTTCCCCGTCGCCTCACATCTCGTGAGCGCGCGACACCGGCCGATCATCATGGCCTTTTATGACTTCGCCCGCGCGGCCGACGATATCGCCGACCATGCCACCCTGACCCCTGACGAAAAATTCGTCCAGCTCGACCGGCTGGAGGCCTCGCTGACCGGGACCGGAGCCGACGATCCTACGGGGCTGCGGCTCCGGGCGGCGCTAATGGACTGTAACCTGCCGCCGCGCCACGCGCTCGATCTGCTCAAGGCTTTCCGGCAGGACGTGACCAAGACTCGCTATGCCGACTGGGACGAACTGATCGGCTATTGCACCTACTCCGCGATGCCGGTTGGCCGCTTCGTGCTTGATGTGCATGGCGAGGATGTCTCCACCTGGGCGGCATCGGACGTGCTCTGCACCGTGCTGCAGATCATCAATCACACCCAGGATTGCGGAAAGGATTATCGTAATCTCGACCGCGTCTATATCCCGCAGGATATGCTGGCGGCGGCCGGTGCGACCACTGCAATGCTGGGCGCCGCCTATGCGACACCGCAATTGCTGAACTGCCTGCACAGGCTGACCGACCGCACGCAAGTTTATTTCGATGCGTCGCCTTCCCTCGCCGGCGAAATCAAGGACACGCGCCTCGCCTGCGAGGTCGCTGCGATTGATGCGTTGGCGCGCAAGCTGCTTGCGATCCTGAAACAGGGCGACCCGCTGAAAGACAAGGTGCATCTCGGCAAGGGCGCAATGCTGGCGACCATGATCACTGCTGTTGCCGGCACGCTGGTTCGCCGTGTCGGATCAGGCAGCACGATGCAACGCGGCTCACAAGGTGCACGGCCGTGA
- the hpnD gene encoding presqualene diphosphate synthase HpnD: MSATADSSNAEAAQQASGSSFYLAMRILPREKREAMFQVYKFCREVDDIADTAGPRDARIAALDRYRADVASLYGGLPPGQMKGFVEPLKQFGFRKEDFLAVIDGMEMDVISDIRAPDLATLDLYCDRVASAVGRLSVKVFGVPDEDGIALSHHLGRALQLTNILRDVDEDADIGRLYLPREYLTAAGIATTDPKKALASPRLGEVCAPLIAQAREHFKQASAIMDKQTRASVKAPRIMAEAYAPMLDALEKRGFNPPRHRVRMNRAHLIIAILRYAFI; the protein is encoded by the coding sequence ATGTCTGCGACCGCCGACTCCAGCAACGCGGAAGCCGCACAACAGGCGAGCGGCTCGTCCTTCTATCTCGCCATGCGCATCCTGCCGCGCGAAAAGCGTGAGGCGATGTTCCAGGTCTACAAATTCTGCCGAGAGGTAGACGATATCGCCGATACCGCAGGGCCGCGCGATGCCCGCATCGCGGCGCTCGACCGCTATCGCGCCGATGTTGCCTCACTCTATGGGGGGCTGCCACCGGGGCAGATGAAAGGCTTTGTCGAGCCGCTGAAGCAGTTTGGCTTTCGCAAGGAAGACTTTCTCGCAGTCATCGACGGCATGGAGATGGATGTCATCTCCGATATCCGCGCGCCGGACCTCGCGACGCTCGATCTTTATTGCGACCGCGTCGCCAGCGCCGTCGGGCGTCTCTCGGTGAAGGTCTTCGGCGTGCCGGATGAGGATGGCATCGCGCTGTCGCATCACCTCGGCCGCGCCTTGCAACTGACCAATATCCTGCGCGATGTCGATGAGGACGCCGATATCGGACGTCTTTATTTGCCGCGCGAATATCTTACCGCGGCCGGCATCGCCACCACCGATCCAAAAAAAGCATTGGCAAGCCCTCGGCTCGGCGAGGTCTGCGCGCCGCTGATTGCGCAGGCCCGCGAGCATTTCAAACAAGCCAGTGCGATCATGGACAAACAGACACGCGCCAGCGTGAAGGCGCCGCGCATCATGGCCGAGGCCTATGCGCCGATGCTCGATGCGCTGGAAAAACGCGGATTCAATCCGCCTCGTCACCGTGTGCGTATGAACCGCGCCCATCTCATCATCGCGATCCTGCGATACGCCTTCATCTGA
- the hpnE gene encoding hydroxysqualene dehydroxylase HpnE codes for MLKHVHIIGAGLAGLSAAVRLTQEGIPVTVHEATRQAGGRCRSYDDAQTGMHIDNGTHLLLSGNYSAVDYLRAIGVTPDFAPADFRFVDGANGESWVLRLGDGSLPLWIFDRSSRVPQTSITDYLKLAPLLLGTQDKPLREVIDRDGELYRRLLDPLMIAALNIDTPSGSSKLAAQIARETLLRGGHACRPLVFERGLSSAFVDPALTFLKGRDVDVRFEHELESLKISDGRVETLTFKDGETALGPDDAVIMAVPAYTAASLVPGLMAPDQFRAIINIHYDLAPPAGSPFMTGVINQTVEWIFAFKSRISITISHADRLLTLPRLEIAETVWREVTAILGMDAPLPKWQLVRERRATFAATPEQNARRPAPRTQWRNLVLAGDWTDTGLPATIESAIRSGARAAQFVRNA; via the coding sequence ATGCTCAAACACGTCCACATCATCGGCGCCGGCCTTGCCGGCCTTTCCGCTGCGGTTCGGCTGACGCAAGAGGGCATTCCCGTCACCGTGCACGAAGCCACGCGGCAGGCCGGTGGCCGCTGCCGCTCGTATGACGACGCGCAGACGGGAATGCATATCGACAACGGCACGCATCTGTTGCTGTCCGGCAATTACTCCGCCGTCGACTATCTGAGGGCGATCGGCGTCACACCGGATTTCGCGCCGGCCGATTTCCGTTTCGTCGATGGCGCCAATGGCGAAAGCTGGGTGCTGCGCCTTGGCGATGGCAGCCTGCCACTGTGGATCTTCGACCGCTCGAGCCGTGTGCCGCAAACCAGCATCACCGATTATCTCAAGCTGGCGCCACTCCTCCTCGGCACGCAGGACAAGCCGCTGAGGGAAGTGATCGATCGCGACGGCGAATTGTATCGCCGTCTGCTTGATCCTTTAATGATCGCGGCTCTGAATATCGACACGCCGAGCGGCTCGTCGAAACTGGCCGCACAGATAGCACGCGAGACGCTTCTTCGCGGCGGCCATGCGTGCCGGCCGCTGGTATTCGAACGCGGCCTCAGCAGCGCCTTCGTCGATCCCGCGCTCACGTTCCTGAAAGGTCGCGACGTTGATGTGCGCTTCGAGCACGAACTCGAATCTCTGAAAATCTCGGACGGCCGCGTCGAGACTCTCACATTCAAGGACGGCGAAACGGCCCTTGGCCCGGATGACGCCGTGATCATGGCGGTTCCGGCCTATACCGCAGCCAGCCTCGTGCCGGGCCTGATGGCGCCGGATCAATTCCGCGCCATCATCAACATTCATTACGATCTCGCACCACCCGCCGGTTCACCATTCATGACAGGTGTCATTAACCAAACGGTCGAATGGATTTTCGCCTTTAAAAGCCGCATTTCCATCACCATTAGTCATGCCGATCGGTTACTTACTCTACCTAGGCTGGAGATCGCAGAGACGGTGTGGCGAGAAGTCACAGCCATTCTCGGCATGGACGCGCCGCTTCCGAAATGGCAATTGGTACGGGAACGGCGCGCAACTTTTGCCGCAACTCCGGAACAGAATGCACGCCGGCCAGCTCCGCGCACTCAATGGCGCAACCTGGTCCTGGCCGGCGACTGGACCGATACCGGCTTGCCCGCCACGATTGAAAGCGCGATCCGATCCGGCGCGCGCGCAGCACAGTTTGTCCGCAACGCATGA
- the shc gene encoding squalene--hopene cyclase, whose translation MNIMTTISTPVAREALTHSVGKAADALLKLQQPDGHWVFELEADATIPAEYVLLRHYLGEPVDAELERKIAVYLRRIQGKHHGWPLFHGGEFDMSASVKAYFALKMIGDSPDADYMRRAREAILARGGASGSNVFTRVLLSLFGVTTWRSVPVMPVEIMLLPRWFPFHMSKISYWARTVIAPLLVLGALKPKARNPKGVTINELFLEPPHSLGGVKKAGHQKWSWFLFFRSVDIVLRATEPFFPKTTRKRAIDAAVAFVKERLNGEDGLGAIYPAMANSVMMYDVLGYPEDHPDRAIARLSIDKLLVVKDDEAYCQPCVSPVWDTALTAHTMLEAGGEQATKAAQAGLDWLIPRQVLDVKGDWAEARPDVRPGGWAFQYNNAHYPDLDDTAVVAMAMDRAQANSSTHNFDKSLSRAREWVLGLQSKNGGWAAFDADNTYSFLNNIPFSDHGALLDPPTEDVTARCISMLAQMPGDVQGDQAIEAGIEYLRKTQLPDGSWYGRWGLNYIYGTWSSLCALNAAGLDHKSDVVRKAADWLLKIQNADGGWGEDGTSYKLEYKGYEPAPSTPSQTAWALLGLMAAGEVDHPKVQQGIRYLMEQQGKDGLWDEERFTATGFPRVFYLRYHGYRKFFPLWALARYRNLTSANDRRVAFGM comes from the coding sequence ATGAACATAATGACGACCATATCTACCCCTGTGGCCCGCGAGGCGCTGACGCATTCGGTCGGCAAGGCGGCGGACGCATTGCTGAAGCTGCAGCAGCCGGACGGTCACTGGGTGTTCGAACTGGAAGCCGACGCCACAATCCCCGCTGAATATGTGCTACTGCGCCATTACCTTGGCGAACCGGTCGATGCCGAGCTTGAGCGGAAGATCGCCGTCTATCTGCGCCGTATCCAGGGCAAGCATCACGGCTGGCCGCTCTTCCACGGTGGCGAGTTCGACATGAGCGCCAGCGTGAAAGCCTATTTCGCGCTGAAGATGATCGGCGATTCCCCGGATGCCGATTACATGCGCCGTGCGCGCGAAGCGATCCTGGCCCGCGGCGGCGCATCGGGCAGCAATGTGTTCACCCGCGTACTGCTGTCGCTGTTCGGCGTTACCACATGGCGTAGCGTCCCGGTGATGCCGGTGGAGATCATGCTGCTGCCGCGCTGGTTTCCGTTTCACATGTCGAAGATTTCCTATTGGGCACGCACGGTCATCGCACCGCTTTTGGTGCTCGGCGCGTTAAAGCCGAAGGCGCGCAACCCGAAGGGCGTCACGATCAACGAACTGTTTCTGGAGCCGCCGCACTCCCTCGGCGGCGTGAAGAAGGCCGGCCATCAGAAATGGTCGTGGTTCCTGTTTTTTCGCAGCGTCGATATCGTTCTGCGCGCGACCGAACCATTCTTCCCGAAAACGACGCGCAAGCGTGCGATCGACGCCGCTGTCGCCTTCGTGAAGGAGCGCCTGAACGGTGAAGATGGCCTCGGCGCCATTTATCCGGCGATGGCCAACAGCGTGATGATGTATGACGTGCTGGGCTATCCCGAAGATCATCCGGATCGCGCCATTGCGCGCCTGTCGATCGACAAGCTGTTGGTCGTCAAAGACGACGAGGCCTATTGCCAGCCTTGCGTCTCGCCGGTGTGGGACACTGCACTGACGGCACACACGATGCTGGAAGCCGGCGGCGAACAAGCAACCAAGGCGGCACAGGCGGGACTCGATTGGCTGATCCCACGGCAGGTTCTGGACGTCAAAGGCGACTGGGCCGAAGCACGGCCTGATGTCCGTCCGGGCGGCTGGGCATTCCAGTACAATAACGCGCATTATCCCGATCTCGACGATACGGCCGTCGTCGCGATGGCGATGGATCGCGCGCAGGCCAACAGCAGCACACACAATTTCGATAAGTCGCTGAGCCGCGCGCGCGAATGGGTGCTCGGGCTACAAAGCAAGAATGGCGGCTGGGCCGCCTTCGATGCGGACAATACCTACAGCTTTCTCAACAACATCCCGTTTTCGGATCACGGCGCGCTGCTTGATCCACCGACCGAGGATGTCACCGCGCGCTGCATCTCGATGCTGGCGCAGATGCCTGGCGACGTTCAGGGCGACCAAGCGATCGAGGCCGGCATTGAATATTTGCGCAAGACGCAGTTGCCGGATGGCTCGTGGTACGGGCGCTGGGGCCTGAACTACATCTACGGCACATGGTCTTCGCTCTGCGCGCTGAACGCCGCCGGCCTCGATCACAAATCGGATGTGGTACGCAAGGCCGCCGACTGGCTGCTCAAAATCCAGAACGCGGATGGCGGCTGGGGCGAGGACGGCACCAGCTACAAGCTCGAATACAAGGGTTATGAACCCGCACCGAGCACGCCGTCACAAACCGCATGGGCCCTGCTCGGCCTGATGGCCGCCGGCGAAGTGGATCATCCTAAAGTTCAACAAGGTATCCGTTATCTGATGGAGCAGCAGGGCAAAGACGGCCTCTGGGACGAAGAGCGCTTCACCGCGACGGGCTTCCCGCGGGTATTCTATTTGCGCTATCACGGATACCGGAAATTCTTCCCGCTCTGGGCGCTGGCGCGTTATCGCAACCTGACCTCGGCAAACGACCGCCGCGTCGCTTTTGGTATGTAA
- a CDS encoding phosphorylase has product MSFSPPDLLVVTGLQREAQIAAGDGVMTVCSGGSRSVLSQWLAGVEPPRGGVLSFGLAGGLSPDLRSGDLVLGSHVLEQSERHDVHSDWHSTILSAAKSTMRVRYGGITGHDAVVARAADKAALHAGSGALAVDMESHIAAIYARKHGLPFAIIRVISDPVTRSLPPIASDALKPDGNIDMPKVLKGIARSPGQLPALIAAGFDSGRAFASLRRVRGILGPLFGLRLPHL; this is encoded by the coding sequence ATGAGTTTCTCCCCACCAGACCTCCTGGTTGTAACCGGCCTGCAGCGTGAAGCGCAGATCGCCGCAGGCGATGGCGTGATGACCGTCTGCAGCGGCGGCAGCCGCAGCGTGCTGTCGCAATGGCTGGCGGGCGTGGAACCGCCGCGCGGCGGCGTATTGAGCTTTGGTCTCGCCGGCGGTCTATCGCCCGACCTGCGTTCGGGTGATCTCGTGTTGGGTTCGCATGTTCTCGAACAGAGTGAACGTCACGACGTCCATAGCGACTGGCACAGCACCATCCTGTCGGCCGCGAAGAGTACGATGCGCGTGCGGTACGGCGGCATCACCGGCCATGACGCCGTGGTGGCAAGAGCCGCCGACAAGGCGGCTTTGCATGCGGGCAGCGGTGCACTTGCGGTCGACATGGAATCCCATATCGCCGCAATTTATGCACGCAAACACGGGCTTCCCTTCGCCATCATCCGGGTGATCAGCGATCCGGTCACACGCAGTCTGCCGCCGATTGCGTCGGACGCGTTGAAGCCCGACGGCAATATCGATATGCCGAAAGTCCTGAAAGGGATTGCGCGGAGCCCCGGTCAATTGCCGGCGCTGATCGCAGCCGGCTTCGATTCGGGGCGCGCTTTCGCCTCGTTACGCCGCGTCCGCGGTATTCTTGGCCCGCTCTTCGGCCTCCGCCTTCCGCATCTCTGA
- the hpnH gene encoding adenosyl-hopene transferase HpnH, giving the protein MAIPFHKEIRIGAYLLKQKMLGRKRYPLVLMLEPLFRCNLACVGCGKIDYPDAILNRRMSAQECWDAAEECGAPMVAIPGGEPLIHKEIGEIVAGLVARKKFVSLCTNALLLEKKLHLFKPSPYLFFSVHLDGLRDHHDKAVSQKGVFDKAVKAIKAAQDAGFAVNVNATIFDGHSAEDIAAFLDYAKEMNVGVSISPGYAYERAPDQEHFLNRKKTKELFRKVFELGKGKRWKFMHSTSFLDFLAGNQEYECTPWGMPARNIFGWQKPCYLLGEGYTKTFKELMETTDWNSYGTGKYEKCANCMAHCGYEPTAADAAFNNPLKALWVSLRGVRTSGPMAPEIGLDKQRPAQYVFSSQVQMKLSEMRKAEAEERAKNTADAA; this is encoded by the coding sequence ATGGCTATTCCCTTTCACAAGGAAATCCGTATCGGCGCCTATCTGCTGAAGCAGAAGATGCTTGGCCGGAAACGCTATCCGCTGGTGCTGATGCTGGAGCCCTTGTTCCGGTGCAATCTCGCTTGCGTCGGTTGCGGCAAGATCGATTATCCCGATGCGATCCTCAATCGCCGCATGTCGGCGCAGGAGTGCTGGGACGCCGCGGAAGAATGCGGCGCGCCGATGGTCGCCATTCCGGGCGGCGAGCCGCTGATCCACAAGGAGATCGGCGAGATCGTTGCCGGCCTCGTGGCGCGCAAGAAATTCGTCTCGCTCTGCACCAACGCGCTGCTGCTTGAGAAAAAGTTGCATCTGTTCAAGCCGTCGCCCTATCTGTTTTTCTCCGTCCACCTCGACGGTCTGCGCGATCATCACGATAAAGCAGTGTCGCAGAAGGGCGTGTTCGACAAGGCGGTGAAGGCGATCAAGGCGGCGCAGGACGCGGGCTTCGCGGTCAACGTCAATGCGACCATCTTCGACGGGCATTCGGCCGAGGACATCGCGGCCTTCCTCGACTACGCGAAGGAAATGAACGTCGGCGTGTCGATCTCGCCAGGCTACGCTTACGAGCGTGCGCCGGATCAGGAGCATTTCCTCAATCGCAAGAAGACCAAGGAACTGTTCCGCAAGGTGTTCGAGCTCGGCAAGGGCAAGCGCTGGAAGTTCATGCACTCAACCTCATTTCTGGACTTCCTTGCCGGCAACCAGGAATACGAATGCACGCCGTGGGGCATGCCTGCGCGCAACATTTTCGGCTGGCAGAAGCCCTGCTATCTGCTCGGCGAAGGCTATACCAAGACCTTCAAGGAGCTGATGGAAACCACGGATTGGAATTCCTACGGCACCGGCAAGTATGAAAAATGCGCGAACTGCATGGCCCATTGCGGCTATGAGCCGACCGCTGCGGATGCAGCCTTCAACAATCCGCTGAAGGCGCTGTGGGTGTCGCTGCGCGGCGTCCGCACCTCAGGACCGATGGCGCCGGAAATCGGGCTCGATAAGCAGCGCCCGGCCCAGTACGTGTTCTCGTCGCAAGTTCAGATGAAGCTGTCAGAGATGCGGAAGGCGGAGGCCGAAGAGCGGGCCAAGAATACCGCGGACGCGGCGTAA